DNA sequence from the Antedon mediterranea chromosome 7, ecAntMedi1.1, whole genome shotgun sequence genome:
TAGAATGGTTTCAAAGTCAGTATATaagataacatttatttatatagtatttaatttcttcttttAGGAATGTGCCAATCACCTTGATAAGCTGATTAAATATGAAGATCAGAAGATTGCTCAAGGAATTCTAGAACCAAACAGTGAACCAGTGTGAGTCTGTCATAGAATACACCTGGTACCAGGCCAACTTTGACTTTTaaataacagaaaataataaataataaacattttatagtatTGAGGATGTTTGTGACATTATAACATGGGAACTCTTCTTCTccttattattataacatgtattttatttattcaggtgTATATATAGTAAAAACTTGCAGCCCGAAAGCTGAAATtgttgttttacaaaaaaatatatatggaaatataaaagtttaaaaatacaaaattgaaacaaaacatatatattgtaCAACAATACATATTGTAtccaataaatataataatttttcgGTTTTCTCCCAAAACTAAATTTGTTCTCTTTTTCTTCACCAGAAATTTAATTCGTAGTGAATGGATTGACAAGAAATCATTGGAATTGAAGATTGTAGAAGAAATCAGTGATGAAGAGGTTACTTGTTTTTCTGATTTTAGtttttctgattttaattaaaaagttcTTTTTCCTCCAGCACGAATTGACAACATTTCTAAAACCTTGTTGCACAAGTTGTGGATAGGTAGTGGCCTTTTGTTGCCGTGACAATGATGATTTCTTTTCCTTCTTATGATTTCCTTACCCACTAGGCAAATTTGTTTGCGCGAATCGAAAGGGTCAACTTGTATATACACATACTacatattcatgtttccatcttccaaatcccaCCCTGCGATGAATTCTAGTTCCTTGAAATTGGTAGTttgaattgtttctactttttttgAAGCGAAAAATTGCATAattcatgagcactcatgcgaatcaAAAAGCTCAGCAGACACGCGATaaacatgaaaatataaaaatcgtAGCCAGGGTATCGCATTTTTTCCTCCGTGAAACATTAAATTCGCGCAAACAAATTCGCATAGTGGGAAATAAGCTTTATGAATTCTTTCCCTACTTTCCTGTACTCCAACCACTGCACAaagatttacatttttttcttatacATCTAGTATGAAAGATTTATCATAATGATGGAGAGATTATTAAAACAACCGTACGCTAAACAAGTGGAGTCCTTTATACTGGATTATAGAAAGGAATTGCTCGCTGTCATCAATAAAGAAATTGTACATGAGGTATTCATAAACAGTTTCTTTTTTGTAgaataaattagtttttattttacaagttTTCAATGGCTAGGCCTAACCTACCactaataaatgttttattttatgtattttttattatcgGTTGGAGCCAATTTAATCCGACAAATCTTTCTGGCAAAACCTGCTCCTGGAGAACACTGCATTGTACACCTGACTTGTATTGTAAAAACTTATTGCTAGGTATTAGTACACTGAAATTTGTCTATCTCAACTTTCCGTTTTACAGATTCAACATGATGAGAACGGTGTCGCTTTTAGCGAGGCTATTGGTCGACGTAAGTCAGCCTCTGCTAGAGTAGTCATTAGGGACCAAGGCTCGGGCATTATTACAGTCAACAATCAGCCCATGCTTGAATTTTTTACAATGGTGCAATCAAGGTAATTAACagaattttcattaattttgtttttaaatattaatcttAGTGAGCTACTGTAACCATACAGTACAGAAGTAGTCTTGAGgtaaaacaataaatgtgttAAATCTTGCATAATGTATTTGTCAAAGAATTTGTGATTTACTATTCATGTTGTATAATGATTTCCTTTTTGAATGGAGGACCCCTGCTGAAACAAGCTTCCCAGCTTAAAGGGTAATTCTCTGCTATTCCATAACAAGCTTCCCACcttaaagggttatcctctgctatTCCATAACAAGCTTCccagcttaaagggttatcctctgctatTCCATAACAAGCTTCCCAGCATAAAGGGTTATCCTATGCTATTCCATATctgtataattatttagtttttatatgattttgttaatttcaaactataatgtattgtattgtgtattttatggatagcaataaatattacaaacaaacattCTAAGTCTTTCATTCAGGTACATTGTGTTaattacttggcaaaatagaaTTTTGCCATTTATAATGTGTGTACTTgatttgtttgttagcacgatagcacCTACAATTTCCAAGTTATCATTCAGAATTTTCTGTGTAAATaggtatatacagtacttacagaacatgcctattgaaattcaagaaaatcggttcattaataacttcacaaataaacaaagacaaatttgtattcttttaacatggtCAGAAATATCAACATGTGCCCTCTGTGGAAAtatttgccaagtacttcactcaatttctgagtgctttcattttatttatttatttttcagaatgTCGATAATGTTCCCCTTTCAGTTTGTCGGAATGATTGACAGATTCAACGCTGAGTGCTACGTATCTGAGGAAGGGGGTAAACAGTGCCAGGCTGGAGCAGTAAGACTAGCCATCTCACGAGCATTGCAGAGTTTTGTTGATATAAGTCAAATTGAACAAATGAGACAAGGTATACAAATACTATCggtatttgttgttttttactAATAATGTGTAGGCTTCCTAAAATAGGTACTGTACTACAAAAACTCCTAGTTCCAGTTCAGTACATCAAATACACTCGCTTACAACTTAGCAAATTATTATCCAATTtattacagtaaaacatttgtttataaattttcTGTGTATTTTATTTCAGCTGGATTATTAACACAAGATCCCAGAATAAGAGAACGAAAGAAGCCTGGACAGAAGAAAGCAAGAAAGAAGTTTACTTGGAAGAAACGATAGTGTGAACCTAAATCAACGCctctaaacaatattttaaaggacaacttgaccgaggaccatatttttacaacgtattagggatgtacatatgatttcagaaccatcgtaagattaaggatatcgccgcacACTCTTGCTGTACAGCCCTcaccgtaaattgctgtgaagtcacaggtgcatcgcaaaatctacttaatgagtccagataagcaaaataaacaataaaaaaaatcaccatttatattttttacgatttatttacTAGAAATTTTTGCGATTTGCCAGACTTTGCCAGAAAACTCGTTTTGCGATGCACCCgcgacgtcacagcaatttacgacGATGGCTGTACGACGAGCGCGTGCGGTGATATCCTTAATCTGgcgatggttctgaaatcatatgtacatccctaatacattgttaaaatatggtcctctGTCAAGTTGTCTAGGATGCTGATCTGGGAAAAAGAATGGTTAATTTAGGTGCGCCTATTGCAATCATCTTACTGTATGTACACTCACcaggcataggcctactattacatcattaatatgaaattatttttaactgaaattaaaatataacaaataaatttaagagtctgtttttcttttttgtgcATCCTTTCTTGGTTTTTAAacattgattaaaataattacCGTATAGAAACGTTGAGAATGAAAATCTTTCCTATTTGTTGGTTTGTGCTGTTTTAAAAGACAGTAACATTTCTATTAGATCTGTGTATGTTCTTAAAACTTCAAACTGTTTAGTTAAACAACAAATTTTTTAGGAGGAAACAGTGATAAAAATTAGGCTGAAGTCGTGACCGTGTCGATAGAACAGTGAATTTAGACGTACGGttgaccagggaagagttattaactcttccctgggtTGACCGTGTCCGATTGCCTTATCTCCAAGAGTGACTATTTGCACGTGGTCGATCAACCGTGTCGACTGTAAATAAACAATGGTGGACGAGAAGTGGTGGTAGAAAAGTTACAATTACATTCTTTGTGTTTTATTAGAAAGCACAATCGTTTATATATGCTGTATGAGCGAGGATAAAAATGGTAATTTACTttactgataatattattttggaTCCTTCGTTTATTTATTGCCCCTCATCATTATTGACGttaattaggctaggcctagctagcctactaggtAGGCCCTAGATAGGCGCGGCTAGGCCGATCATTACAGTGATTGCTGATCCAGGGAGAGGACCCTCTCTGTTGACGTTGTTTCCGCACTGTGCATAGGGTGAAACAGTCAAGCTAGTGAAGTGACTAGGCCTAGTGAAGTGTAGTAGTCCTGTAGTGCAtaagtatattaatattaaattcaatgttttctataaataatattttttaagggaaattcagAATCATTGCTGACAGAAGAGAAAATAGCAGAACTGGAAGGTAAAACTCATTGTAAGTAtttaaagaatatatataataaatagatttattcttttgatgatgatgaatgagtggccgagcggttaagacagtggaaccgtaattacctagccataacaacggcaggggttcgaggctcactcactccatggttctgatggtagaacgagtcttctcggataaggactataaaccgtaggtccagtgtacacatctggctcgtgtgcactttaaagaacctagtacatctttcgagacgagtagggggttaccccggtgtattagtacatcacagccactgatcaccaactgggccctctgggagaccagtcattgactgaagaggttacccagtataaatatatatttcaattcaatattttattaaaataatgataatgaatgCCACAA
Encoded proteins:
- the LOC140054226 gene encoding small ribosomal subunit protein uS9m-like, yielding MAASMGRKLLHMRNCYCLRLQLYESFKRGTSSSQIAVDDGKGNEMKGKPSVLSAMMAAARDRRTAFDTLIQKEAVAYEKGKRHLANMMGEDPEMFTQKDVDAAIEYLLPTGMYEKNARPMLKHPIDYYPPQKAAQLGPDGRPHECFFYTGRANYYNLMHECANHLDKLIKYEDQKIAQGILEPNSEPVNLIRSEWIDKKSLELKIVEEISDEEYERFIIMMERLLKQPYAKQVESFILDYRKELLAVINKEIVHEIQHDENGVAFSEAIGRRKSASARVVIRDQGSGIITVNNQPMLEFFTMVQSRMSIMFPFQFVGMIDRFNAECYVSEEGGKQCQAGAVRLAISRALQSFVDISQIEQMRQAGLLTQDPRIRERKKPGQKKARKKFTWKKR